In the genome of Vicia villosa cultivar HV-30 ecotype Madison, WI linkage group LG7, Vvil1.0, whole genome shotgun sequence, one region contains:
- the LOC131619610 gene encoding uncharacterized protein LOC131619610: MYPKVKDYEEPLPKEALEIGSKWKLIFDGVVNAYSKGIWAIIVTPHGSHIPFTARLTFECTNNMAKYEACITGLEEAMNLRIKFLDVYRDSALVINEIKGEWDIEHPGLLPYKDYARSFLPFFDKVEFYHIPQDENQMADTLATLASMYKVNFPNEMPHIKIMHLDRLVHVFAVEEVNNDNPWFHDIRIFLQSQ, encoded by the coding sequence ATGTATCCGAAGGTCAAAGATTATGAAGAACCACTACCAAAAGAAGCACTAGAAATTGGATCTAAATGGAAGTTGATATTTGACGGTGTTGTTAATGCTTATAGTAAAGGAATTTGGGCAATCATTGTCACGCCACATGGCTCACATATCCCTTTCACTGCACGACTGACATTTGAGTGTACCAATAACATGGCAAAATATGAAGCCTGCATCACAGGACTCGAGGAAGCTATGAACCTCAGAATCAAATTCCTTGACGTGTATAGAGATTCAGCTCTTGTAATCAATgaaattaaaggagaatgggacattGAGCATCCTGGTTTACTCCCATACAAAGATTATGCAAGGAGTTTTCTACCCTTCTTCGACAAAGTTGAATTCTATCACATACCTCAGGATGAAAATCAGATGGCAGACACTTTGGCTACCTTGGCTTCCATGTATAAAGTAAATTTTCCCAATGAGATGCCTCATATCAAAATCATGCATTTGGATAGGCTTGTCCATGTGTTTGCGGTGGAAGAGGTCAACAATGACAATCCCTGGTTTCATGACATCAGAATATTCCTCCAGAGTCAGTAG
- the LOC131619609 gene encoding homeobox-leucine zipper protein ATHB-12-like: protein MANFYVEQLQKLNDLIQKPIEQSHSSSQVKEVNNMESESENGGAIKCEAEVKPTTSMERSEHVLDVVSDDDTSIKVEYFGLEDEHGLMSFAEYGDGSLTSPENWSGFKTDDLLGQSSCDYQWWDFWSSSVKQSK from the coding sequence ATGGCTAATTTCTATGTTGAACAATTGCAGAAGCTGAATGATCTAATACAGAAGCCAATAGAGCAAAGTCATAGTTCATCACAAGTTAAAGAAGTAAACAACATGGAAAGTGAATCAGAAAATGGAGGAGCAATCAAATGTGAGGCCGAGGTGAAACCAACCACTTCAATGGAAAGATCAGAACATGTTCTTGATGTTGTATCAGATGATGACACAAGCATAAAAGTTGAATACTTTGGCCTTGAAGATGAACATGGACTTATGAGTTTTGCTGAGTATGGTGATGGATCATTAACTTCACCGGAAAATTGGAGTGGTTTTAAAACAGATGATCTATTAGGCCAATCAAGTTGTGATTACCAATGGTGGGACTTTTGGTCTTCTTCAGTGAAACAGAGCAAGTGA